A region of Homalodisca vitripennis isolate AUS2020 unplaced genomic scaffold, UT_GWSS_2.1 ScUCBcl_3856;HRSCAF=9636, whole genome shotgun sequence DNA encodes the following proteins:
- the LOC124372706 gene encoding uncharacterized protein LOC124372706, with translation MVDNKLTWRDQIFRTADKAAKVVQSLSRLMANVGGPRSSRRRLLMSAVQSVLLYGAEVWVDALNKEVYRMRLARVQRQAALRVASAYRTVSEPAVLVIAGVIPVKLLAEERKAIYQRKGEIGKERATSEERTRTYRRQSHGRNRLRNTPSTRLSFRE, from the exons atggtggacaataagctgACCTGGAGAGACCAAATTTTCCGTACTGCGGACAAGGCCGCTAAGGTAGTGCAATCCCTTAGTAGGCTAATGGCCAACGTCGGTGGTCCCAGGTCTAGCCGAAGACGGCTCCTCATGTCTGCAGTCCAGTCCGTCCTCCTGTACGGAGCTGAGGTGTGGGTAGATGCATTAAACAAGGAGGTGTATCGGATGCGGCTTGCTCGGGTGCAGCGACAAGCAGCTCTCAGAGTCGCATCAGCATATCGTACAGTttctgagcctgccgtcctggtgattGCTGGAGTCATCCCGGTCAAACTTCTGGCTGAGGAGAGGAAAGCAATATACCAGCgaaaaggcgagatcggcaaggaacGTGCCACATCAGAAGAGCGCACCCGCACCTACCg GAGGCAGAGCCATGGACGCAACCGGCTCCGGAACACGCCTTCCACAAGATTGAGTTTCCGTGAATGA